Proteins encoded by one window of Passer domesticus isolate bPasDom1 chromosome 10, bPasDom1.hap1, whole genome shotgun sequence:
- the NDUFB3 gene encoding NADH dehydrogenase [ubiquinone] 1 beta subcomplex subunit 3 produces MGHGGDHGHGHGHDKVELPDYRQWKVEGTPLEEVQRRLARRGLRDPWARNEVWRYQGGFARPITVTEIFTRGLKWGAAAFIIALGIEYSLFPPKKNGGHH; encoded by the exons ATGGGACACGGAGGTGACCACGGCCATGGCCATGGCCATGACAAAGTGGAGCTCCCTGACTACAGGCAGTGGAAGGTGGAGGGGACTCCCCTGGAGGAGGTGCAGAGGAGGCTGGCCAGGCGCGGCCTCAGGGACCCGTGGGCTCG TAATGAAGTCTGGAGGTACCAGGGTGGCTTTGCAAGACCTATCACCGTAACAGAAATCTTTACCAGGGGACTCAagtggggagctgctgctttcatcaTAGCTCTGGGCATTGAATATTCACTGTTTCCTCCAAAGAAAAATGGAGGCCACCACTGA